Genomic DNA from Spirochaetaceae bacterium:
CTCGAGGTGGTGCGCGGCCATGTAGCGCAGCAGCTCGTCCTGCTTGCGCGTGTCCCAGCCGATCTGGCTGATGATGAACCGCGCGCCGTTGGCGATTTTCTTGGCCAGCTTGAAATACTGCGGCATCACCTCGCGCTCGTGGCGCTTGTGGTTGTTTACCACCGCACCGAGGAAGAAGCGCGTCGGCGTCAGGGTGCGCCGGCCGGCGCGGATGCCGGCGTTCATGTCCGAGAACATGCGCAGCAGGCCCACCGAATCGGTATCGAACACCGGGCTCGCCTGACCCTGGTAACCACTCACCGGGTAGTCGCCCGAGAGGGCGAGGATGTTGTCGAACCCGAGACTGGCGAGCTGCCAGCCGCGGCTCTCCAGGGCATTGCGGTTCCAATCCTTGCAGGACAGGTGGATCACCACCTCCTGGCCGCGCGAGATCAGGTCGGTGCCGAGCGCGTCGGCGCCGAACATCGCGTTGCCGCCCGGGTTGTCGGTGATCGACAACGCATGTATGTCTTTGTGTTCAACAAGGTTGCGAGCCAAATCGAGCACTCGCTTTCCGCCTCGGTCGGTGAGCATGCCGCGCGAGGTGACCAACTCCACCAAGTGCAGAAAGGTGTCCGTCCGCTCCAGCAGCCCGCGCAGCGTGCGAGACCCCGGTGCGGCTCGCCGGGCGGGAGTTCCTGACTCCCGGGCGGGAGTTCCTGACTCCCGGGCGGGAGTTCTTGACTCCCGGGCGCTGTTCACCGGGTTGCCTGTCGGGCGGACGGCGTGCGGGCGCATGACACGCGCCAGCTTACCGTTTCCGGGGCCGCCGCGCAGCCTTCGCCATCATTGCCCGCGGTGCGCCTCAACCACTTCCGCGAAGGCCTCGGGCAGCCCACTTATCTGGTTGCCTTCAGGGAGAACATCTGAGGGATCGAGGCGTTGTTCTCAGGCAGCCGCCACCAGCCGTCGCGGCAACGCACCATGCCGGGCAGCGCGCGATAGTTGCTGAGCGGGAACTCGCGCAGGAACTGCAGCCGCAACCCGGCATCGAGCAGGGCGTTCAGAATCTCCGCCATGCTGTGGCGCCACTCGTAGCTCGGCGAGGGAATCCGCTGGTCTCCCGCGTAGCTGTATCCGTCGCCGCCGTAGAGCGTGCCGTCTGGATCGGGAAAGTAGGGATTGCGCACGCGCAACTCGGTATCTCCCAGGTCGCCGTCGTCGGCGAAGATATGGCACAACGGGTGGCCTTCGAACAGGTAGAAGGTGCCGCCGGGCTTCAGGAATCGTGCCACCACTTTCGCCCAGGCGGCGAGGTCGGGCAGCCACACCAGCACGCCGGAGGCGGTATACACCACGTCGAACTGCTCGTCGAGCACGTCCGGCAGGTCGTACACGTTGCTGCGAATGAATCGCGTGCCGAGCCCCAGTTCCGCGTTCAGGTCGCGGGCCAGCTCGATCGCCGCGTCGGAGAAGTCCACGCCGGTCGCCCGTGCGCCGAGCCGCGACCACGACATGGTGTCCATGCCGAAGTGGCATTGCAGGTGCAGCAGGCTCTTGCCGGCCACCGGACCGACCTCCTCGCGCTCGATGTCGTTGAGCGAGATGGCGCCCGCCTTGAACCGGTCCACGCCGTAGAAGTCGGAGGCGGCGTGCACCGGCACCCGTTCGTTCCAGTTCTGCCGGTTCACGGCCAGGCGCGGATCCATGACCAAAGCTACTTCCGGCTTCGGTCTCGCGGCTACCGGCAGCGCGCTGTTCGCCCGCGCTTTACCTGTCCGGCGGCGTCGGAGTACGGTTTTTGGCACATGGAACTGCGCAAGAATCGCATCAAGCAGAAGTTGGCGGCCGGCGGGGTGGCCACCGTGGTCAGTGGCATCACCCATCCCGACGACATCGACGCGTTCGGTCCGATCGCCGAGGCCACCGGCATCGATGGGGTGTGGCTGGAGGGAGAGCACGGCGCGGTGGACGCGGCCGACCTCGGCAACCTTACTCGCGCCTGCGACATCTGGGGCCTCACCTCGGTGGTGCGCGTCAATGACAACCACCAGGGGCTGATCTACCGGACGCTCGACCGCGGCGCTCAGGCGGTGGTAGTGCCGCACGTCAACACCCGCGCGGAAGCGGAAAACGTCGTGGCGGGCGGCAAGTTCGCGCCGACAGGCAAGCGCGGCATGTACACCAGCCGCCAGTACTACGGCGTGGACGGCTACGTGCACAGCGGCAATGACGAAACCTGCCTGATCGTGCTGATCGAGGACATCGCCGCGCACGCCAACCTGGACGAGATCCTTGCCGTCGATCAGATCGACGTGTTCTTCGTCGCGCCGTCCGACTTTGCCGCCTCCATGGGCCACATCGGCGACACCGGCCACCCGGCGGTAAGGGGAAAGATCGAAGACTCGATCCGGCGCATCGTGGCGGCCGGCAGGGTTGCCGGTTCGCTGACCGGCAACGAGGACGTGGCGGACTACGTCGCCATGGGGGTGCGCTTCGTCCTCACGGCAACCAAGGGCTGGCTGCAGGCGGGTGCCGCCGGGTTCACCGCGGCTGCACGCGGCGGTTCCTGAACGCGCACGCGGCGGCCGCAAGGAGGCTGGCGATGCAGGCGTTGGTGGCGGCGGCGTGCATGCCCACCGCCAGGGTGGCCGCCAAGCTGGAGCTTGCCGAGACGCTCGGGCCCCTGGTGCCGGTGCAGGTCGGCACCGATTCGCCGGCGCAGGTGGCGCGCTCGCTGACCGGGGGGTGGGGTGCGGACATCGTGTTCGAGTGCAGCGGCGCGGCGGCGGCCGCGGCCGCCGCCGTGGAGCCGTTGCGCCCCGGCGGCTGCGCCGTGCTGGTGGGTATGCCGGGTGAGCCGGTCGCGTTGGACGTGGTGGCGGCGCAGGTCAAGGAGGCGCGCTTGGAGACGGTGTTTCGCTACGCCCACGTCTATCCGCGGGCACTCGCGCTGATGGAGAGCGGCGCCATCGACGTGCGGCCCCTGATCACCGACACGTTCGCCTTCGCCGACAGCGTGGCGGCATTCGAGTTTGCCGCGGCCATGCCGGAAGCCAGCGTCAAGGCGCAGATTACGCTGCAATAGACTACGCGGCACTGACGCGCTCGGCGGTGTGCCCGCGTCAGCGTCCGCCGCGGTCTACTTCCAGGCAGGTCATGTGCGACTTGGCCTCGCCGAGCGACCGCCAGGTGAAGCTGCACTCCGGATAGGCGCGGCGGGCGACGAGCCGGAACAGGCCGCCGTTGAACCAGTTGACCACCGAGCCGTCATACTTCGCCGGTCCGTGGTAGGACGCATACGGGGCTGTGCCGTCACGGTCGCGGAGCATGATGTCGGTAATCTCCAGCACCCCGTGCGGATGGAGCAGGCCGATCAGTCGCAGACACGCGCCGATGGCACGGTCCGACAGCGGGATGCGCCGGTCCGGTCCCGGTGCCGCCACCTCCGGCGGCAGCGCTCCCGCCGGTTCCTGCCAGGTTGCGGCGCTGTTGGGATCGGCTACCTCCACCAGCCGCTCGCGCAGCCTGAGGCCGCTGCCGCGAGTTTCGGGGTTGCCGAACAGGTCCTGCCAGAACAGGTACCATGCGCGCTCGCCGCCGGCGGCGCCGGGCGCCGCAAACCGGTCCCGGCAGTGCTCCAGGACGCGGCCGACGGCGCCGGTTGCAGTGCCTGCCAAACCGCGCAGATCGGTTGCCAGGCGGCCGGGGTGCAACCGGTGCCGCGCGGCCAGCCACTCGAGCGCGGCTGCCGGCAGGTACAGGCAGGTATGCAACTGGTAGTGGCGGCCGCCGATCTGCACCAGTTCTTCGCCCGGCAGGTTGTCGAGCAGGTTGGTCAGGTGCACGCCGAGTATCCGCCCTCGATAGGCCTCCAGTGCGGGTCCCGGCCGCGTCAAGTCGAACGCGACGTAGTGCACCGAGACCGAGCCTCGCCGCTGCCCGAGACGCGTGCGGGCACGCCGCAGGGCGCCGGGCGAGCGGTCGGCGACGAGGTAGTCCACTCCTCCCAACCGTGCCAGGTGGCCAATCATTGTCTCGGCATACCCGGTGTCCGCGGCGCCGACATCGAGGTAGGCGAGCGGCGGCGTCGGACGCGAGCCGTCGCTGCCGCGTGCGCGGCGCACCCGGGCGCAGAATCGGCGCGCGTGTTCGGCGGTGCGCACCGGGTCGCTGTCCGGGGAGCCGCCGATCGCGTCATGCGCGTTCCGGCCGACCGCGGCCATGTAAGCGGGCAAGTGGTGCCAGAACGCGGCGTTGAAATCCCATATCGGGCTCTCTCCCGCACGCCGGTAGCCACCGATGTCGATGCCGGGCGCCTGCAACGGGCCGTCGAGTGCCTCGGCAACCTGGCTTGCAAGGTCCGCCGGCGATGCCGTCTGGCCCAGGTCGACCGTCAGTTCCCGCGCGCGGGTGCCGTCGGCGTGGCGGATCTCGCGCAGCGCAGCCGCCGCGCGGAAGTGCTGCCGGTAGGAGATCCGGCTCCAGCACACCCGATCCGGCACCGGGCGCATCGCCGCGCGCCGCTCCGCCAGCAGGCGCAACCCGTGCGCCACCATCGGTGCCGATTCGCCGTCCGCGAGACCGGGTGCGAAGCGATGAACGATCCCGTCCGCGGCCCGCCGCTCCGCGGGCGAGTCCGGCGGGAGGAAGCCCGGCCGCGGCACCGTCACCGCGGCGCCGGGCGCAGCGGAGGGCGCACACGAGGTCGGCTCCGGGCGTGTAGCGCCCCGCGACTACATCGCACGCCGCGGTCGTGCTACTCGCCGCCTGTTACATGGCGCCGGTACGCGCTGGGGCGCTTTACCCGGCGCCTGCAACATGGAGCCGGTACGCCCTGAAGGCGCTACTCGGCGCCGGCAACATAGAGTTCAAGGAAGTGCACCGGCCCGCCAAGCGCACGCAGGGCGACCGTGTCGGCAGCCCGCGCGGACACCGCTCCGGTAGCCATCACCTTGAACTGCTCGGCTCCGTCGACGAACACCGAGATCGAACCGGCGCAGGAACCGGCCGCCGCCATCGGCGGGCAGTCGCCCGGCTGGTAGAGCGCCTCGATCGTCACCTCGCTGTCGAGCGAACGCGCGACCTTGGTGCTGTTCAGCCACATCAATCGATTGCCGTCGCGCGACTGGTAGAGCTGCACGTGGGCATGATCGGTGTCGTAGAAGCCCACCTCCTGCGTGATCCAGACCAGGTACGAGTTGCCGTAGTTCCACGTGTTGGCCGTTCGTGGCGTCGCGGAGGCGAGGAAGTGCACTCCCAGGCCGCTGCGCGCACCCGCGTCGGCGTAGGCGGTGACCCCGTACAGGGTTGCCCCGCCCGCCTGCGGCACGCCGCGCACGGCGAACTTCGCGTGCGTGGCGCCGGCGTCGGTCTGGCTGACTCGCCCGCCGGCGACGGTCCATGCACCCTCACCGGGCTGCGCGGCGCCTGCCGCGAATCCGTTCA
This window encodes:
- a CDS encoding aldolase/citrate lyase family protein, yielding MELRKNRIKQKLAAGGVATVVSGITHPDDIDAFGPIAEATGIDGVWLEGEHGAVDAADLGNLTRACDIWGLTSVVRVNDNHQGLIYRTLDRGAQAVVVPHVNTRAEAENVVAGGKFAPTGKRGMYTSRQYYGVDGYVHSGNDETCLIVLIEDIAAHANLDEILAVDQIDVFFVAPSDFAASMGHIGDTGHPAVRGKIEDSIRRIVAAGRVAGSLTGNEDVADYVAMGVRFVLTATKGWLQAGAAGFTAAARGGS
- a CDS encoding class I SAM-dependent methyltransferase, with the translated sequence MDPRLAVNRQNWNERVPVHAASDFYGVDRFKAGAISLNDIEREEVGPVAGKSLLHLQCHFGMDTMSWSRLGARATGVDFSDAAIELARDLNAELGLGTRFIRSNVYDLPDVLDEQFDVVYTASGVLVWLPDLAAWAKVVARFLKPGGTFYLFEGHPLCHIFADDGDLGDTELRVRNPYFPDPDGTLYGGDGYSYAGDQRIPSPSYEWRHSMAEILNALLDAGLRLQFLREFPLSNYRALPGMVRCRDGWWRLPENNASIPQMFSLKATR
- a CDS encoding zinc-binding dehydrogenase, which produces MQALVAAACMPTARVAAKLELAETLGPLVPVQVGTDSPAQVARSLTGGWGADIVFECSGAAAAAAAAVEPLRPGGCAVLVGMPGEPVALDVVAAQVKEARLETVFRYAHVYPRALALMESGAIDVRPLITDTFAFADSVAAFEFAAAMPEASVKAQITLQ